Proteins from a single region of Macrotis lagotis isolate mMagLag1 chromosome 2, bilby.v1.9.chrom.fasta, whole genome shotgun sequence:
- the KRT3 gene encoding keratin, type II cytoskeletal 3, with the protein MNRQVCKTSGGGSHGFSGRSAVISGSSRMSCVARTGRSGGGACGSRSGAGGFGSQSLYNLGGNRSISYSVAGGSRGGAFGFGGGRSSCGGGFGGGRGIGGGFGGGFGGAGGFGGGFGGAGGFGGGFGGAGGFGGGFGGPGGFGGPGGFGPGGFPGGIQEVTVNQSLLQPLNVEIDPQIGAVKSQEREQIKTLNNKFASFIDKVRFLEQQNKVLETKWNLLQQQGVNSVTGTNNLEPLFEAYISNLRRTLDGLQGERGKLDGELRNMQELVEDFKRKYEDEINKRTAAENDFVTLKKDVDAAYMNKVELQSRVDSLIDEVNFIRALYDAELSQMQSHVSDTSVILSMDNNRSLDLNSIIAEVQAQYEEMVERSKAEANELYQTKLGELQSTAGRHGDDLKSTKSEIMELNRMIQRLQAEIENIKKQNANLQTAIAEAEQRGELALKDAQAKLQGLQAALQKAKDDMARLLRDYQELMNVKLALDVEIATYRKLLEGEEYRMSGEFQNPVSISVVSSSSSTSVSGGGYGGGRGGGSGFGGGSGSGFGGGSGSGSGSGFGSGSGSGFGGGFGSGGRSGVSTGGISSGSIRGGSSSSSSSVKYSQSSGQRTSR; encoded by the exons ATGAACAGACAAGTCTGCAAGACCTCAGGTGGTGGCAGCCACGGATTCTCTGGAAGGTCTGCTGTGATCTCTGGCAGCAGCCGCATGAGCTGTGTGGCCCGTACAGGCCGCTCTGGTGGAGGGGCCTGTGGGTCTCGCAGTGGGGCAGGTGGCTTTGGCAGCCAAAGTCTCTACAACCTTGGTGGCAACAGGAGCATTTCCTATAGTGTGGCTGGTGGTTCTAGGGGTGGAGCCTTTGGCTTTGGTGGTGGACGCAGCAGCTGTGGAGGTGGCTTTGGAGGTGGCAGAGGAATAGGAGGTGGCTTTGGAGGTGGTTTTGGAGGAGCTGGTGGCTTTGGAGGTGGTTTTGGAGGAGCTGGTGGCTTTGGAGGTGGTTTTGGAGGAGCTGGTGGCTTCGGAGGTGGTTTTGGAGGGCCTGGTGGCTTTGGAGGACCTGGTGGTTTTGGACCTGGTGGCTTCCCTGGTGGGATCCAGGAAGTGACAGTCAACCAGAGCCTCCTGCAACCCCTCAATGTGGAGATTGACCCCCAGATTGGTGCTGTGAAGTCCCAGGAGCGGGAACAGATCAAGACCCTCAACAACAAATTTGCCTCCTTCATTGACAAG GTTCGGTTCCTGGAACAGCAGAACAAAGTTTTGGAGACCAAGTGGAACCTGCTCCAGCAGCAGGGAGTCAATTCTGTCACAGGCACCAACAACCTTGAGCCCCTCTTTGAGGCCTACATCAGCAACCTTCGGAGGACTCTGGATGGACTCCAGGGAGAGCGAGGGAAATTGGATGGAGAGCTGAGGAACATGCAGGAGCTGGTGGAAGACTTCAAGAGGAA ATATGAAGATGAAATCAACAAACGCACAGCTGCCGAGAATGACTTTGTTACACTTAAGAAG gATGTGGATGCTGCCTACATGAACAAGGTTGAACTTCAGAGTCGGGTGGATAGTCTGATTGATGAAGTCAACTTCATTAGAGCTCTCTATGATGCG GAATTGTCCCAGATGCAGTCCCACGTGAGTGACACTTCTGTCATCCTTTCCATGGACAACAATCGATCCCTGGATCTGAATAGCATCATTGCTGAGGTCCAAGCACAATATGAAGAGATGGTTGAGAGGAGCAAGGCAGAGGCCAATGAATTGTACCAGACTAAG CTAGGAGAGTTGCAAAGCACAGCTGGCAGACATGGAGATGACTTGAAAAGCACTAAGAGTGAGATCATGGAACTCAACAGAATGATCCAAAGGCTTCAGGCTGAGATTGAGAACATCAAAAAACAG AATGCCAACTTGCAGACAGCCATAGCTGAAGCTGAGCAGCGTGGGGAGCTGGCACTCAAGGATGCCCAGGCCAAACTCCAGGGACTGCAGGCTGCCTTGCAAAAGGCCAAGGATGACATGGCCCGCCTTCTGCGGGACTACCAGGAATTGATGAATGTGAAGTTGGCCCTGGATGTTGAGATTGCCACCTACAGGAAGCTGTTGGAGGGAGAGGAGTATAG GATGTCTGGAGAGTTCCAGAACCCTGTGAGCATCT CTGTGGTCAGCAGCAGCAGCTCTACCTCGGTGTCCGGCGGTGGGTATGGCGGTGGCCGTGGAGGCGGCAGCGGCTTcggcggcggcagcggcagcggcttcggcggcggcagcggcagcggcagcggcagcggcttcggcagcggcagcggcagcggcTTCGGCGGCGGCTTTGGCTCCGGAGGACGCTCTGGCGTCAGCACCGGCGGGATCAGCTCCGGCAGCATCCGCgggggcagcagcagcagcagcagttctGTCAAATACTCTCAGTCTTCCGGCCAACGCACCTCCAGATAA